The Rutidosis leptorrhynchoides isolate AG116_Rl617_1_P2 unplaced genomic scaffold, CSIRO_AGI_Rlap_v1 contig389, whole genome shotgun sequence genomic sequence TTATTGACCCCTAAGATCCGACGCGTAACTCTCCATTGAATGTAAGTATCACTTGTCTCGCCACATATGAATTGAAGAATTAACTACACAGGGATATGAAAAACATGAAACAAAAACAATAGGGGAACTTTTGTAGGAGAAAAACATTAGGGTTGTATAAACTATAATTTTCTCACTTCAAAAGATCTATCAAGTCCACCTATTTTTGACGAAAGATCCAAGTAAGTATATATTATCTCAATGAGTAAAACTTAACAAAATGTTGATAACTAGCAATATACAATATATATTTGTTTATGGTAATGCTAATTAACATATTCAGGATAATTCTACTTTGCTTTGGAATAATAATAAGTTAGTTTTAACGCGGCATTATACATCTAAGGGTCATCTTCGTCAGGTCACATAAATTACTCTGTATGACATTAATAGGGTTTCTCTTTTATTTCTTAGATGGCGGCTAGATTAACTTGCACTCATCCGTAGAAAAAAATCTTCTATTCGAACAAGGAAAAGTTGGTTGTGCGACAAAATTATTCATAAACTAAATAATTGCACTTTTGCCTTAATCatcttcggtttttttttttttttttttatagcaaATCATCTTCGGTTACTGATTAAACTGTGCGGATATTGCCGATCGTCAATTATTTTAACTGGATAACAATGTGAGTACGAATTTCTTATTgtgattattatagttaatattatcatATTCTTTTGAATTGTGACTCGTGAGGGTAAAATTCatcatattaaataaaaatattgtatTTTTTACCCTTATCGTTCAACACTCATACCGTTTTAATTCCCTATGATTTCCATCATCGAATACCATCGTCACTATAGTTTATCAATATTAATTTATACCCTTTCACTTGTTGAGTTTGACATATGTGACATTTTGTCAAAATATACCAATATAAATGCAATGTGGTATAAATATTGATAAAATGATAATGCCTAGTGTAGTTTTGGTGACCCAAAAAATGAGGGTGTCAAAATATAGTGTAGTGGCAAAAATAGGGGTACATAATACAATTTTGTGTATTTAGTTCACATGTGAATATAATAGTTGCATTCGCATTTTTTAATGAAGAACACTAACGATTTAATTATGATTCTTGCCCGTTGTTATATTTGATTATGTATGACAATGAAATGAATTTTCTTACACTTGAACTTATATTTTGTCATGAAATTTTCATATGGTATGCGGACATTTCATGAGTATCAAGTTGCTTGATTGGACATGTGATGATTGTTtatcattttttattgttattacggAGAAGAATATTGGATTTTATGATAGTATGTGAAAAGATAACAACGGTTTTCATGGAAATATAGGTCAAACATTTGCCGGTTCTATCACAAAATGAAATGCATATATGGAGAAAGATGCAAATTTGTTCATATAAGTAATGAAGAACTAATGGGACGAGAAATGAGTACAAGGTCAATGCCAAGGTCGTCAACCCATAAAACAGAACTTTGTAGGAATTGGGACTCTAGTGGCTATTGCTCATATGGCATGTCGTGCAAATTTGCTCATGGACAATCaggtatattttttatttttagctatatatattttaatttaatatgtATTGACgtttataataatatttgttaaaatTGTTATATGAGTGTTATCATCATTTACCTTGAATAATGTTTTTAACATCATTTTTTTTCAACGATTTTAGACTACACAAAGAGAGATAGTCTTCCCTCATCCTAAACAATTCAAAGAATTGCGTCCCTAAAGAGTCGACCCCTTGACCTTCAGGATAAAAGTCCACCCGATAAACACTAGACCAACAGCCCCTGGTTATGTTTTTAACATCATTTTTACAGAGACTTAAATGATATTATATTTTGATGCTATTTTTCTTAGTATAACTGATTATACATGGTGATTGACCTTTCCAAACTATTTGGATCACATTGTAAGAAAGTGGTAATAAATTTGAAACGGATAGATTTCCTTAAATAGATATATACAATTTAatgtgtatattattatttttataagtatttaTTGTGCATAATTTTGAATAATTTGAGTAGCCCTAATCTGCGGATAACAAATTGTGTTTTTTGTTCTAGAGCTAGAAAAGTTTCGCAACTTCTCTCCTTTAGAAGCTGAGGCCACACCAACAACTAGCAATGATGCTAGAGGAACTAGCATCGAAGAGCGTCCGGTAAAAAAGTTCAAGTTTGGCACATTAAAGACAAATATTGGTATTTATGGTGACTGGATTTGAAAATTTCTACTCAAAATAAGTTTTCGATGTTAAAAAAAATTGAATCGGGATCTATGTAACCTATAAACTTAAATTTTATAAAATGTTTGCATTGCATACATTATGATATTTTGGTTAATTTTATGTTCCATTTACATTTCAACTTTATCACTTCATGTTTTGAAgaaaatgattttattatttaatttcctTTTTAAAAGTAAAAAAGTTACATCTTATCACCTTTTCCTTTTTCTATAACTATAGTGATTTGAGAATCTAGCTAGTAAGCTTAGCTTATACTTTATGTGAACTCTAAACACTCAATTTGGGCTGAAAATTTTCTAAAAATTGGAAACATATTCGATCGTCTTGTTCTTTTCCGCTCAAAACAACCATTACAGTTTTTTCGACCAATTTTCCAACGATCATAACTCGGTCTTCTCTCATTAGAAAATTATGTTATTTGGATCATCAGAAAGAAGAGTATTTGAGCTTCAATTTGTGTACCAATTTCTTATATTTTGGTTCACTACAACGTCCTAAGAATCGCTTGCAAGTTGACTCTGGTTTTTAACCGAGAGTTAGTTTTCATCAAATTGTCTCCTTCTCAAATTTTCTTATTGGCAATCAAGTTTCAGCGTTTCACCACTCTGATTTGCCATCAGTACCTGTTACTCTAGGTTTTGAATCAGTAAAAGACTTTTTGATTATACGATCATACCATTAATATTGCTAGAACGAACCAGACCGGTCTAATTGAACTATTTCCTTCTTGATGTTGTTTGTCATGGTGTGGTTGGTTGCTTATATTAGAGATTTAGAGGTGTATTGTTCACCAAACACAGCTAAAAAAGGAAGTAGAAAGGATGACTATAAGAAAAGGAAAAATGTCCTCACATGTCCTTAAACTGTATATATATGGATTAACCCGCAGATCGCAGTCCCTAAACTTTCAAATCATAACTACCAGATCTCTAACGTTAACTCTTCGTCAATAATGTTGAGTTGGACAATAACATGGGACAACTTCGAGTAATCATTGGGTCCTTTTTGTCCATGTGAGCGTCTAGTCAACAAACACGAACTGATTAACCAAAAAAAATTCTCGTGAACCCTTGATTGAACCCTAGTTAACCCTTAAAACAACACCACCACTTCCATCACTATGGCCCACCACCTTCACAACCACCACCGCTGGCCACCATCGGCCACCGCCTCTAACCATCCCCTCCGAACATTGACCATCGCCTCCGACCACCACCAACGCCGACCACCACCAATTTGAttccagtaataatttaaattaggaAATTTTTT encodes the following:
- the LOC139883361 gene encoding uncharacterized protein, which translates into the protein MKCIYGERCKFVHISNEELMGREMSTRSMPRSSTHKTELCRNWDSSGYCSYGMSCKFAHGQSELEKFRNFSPLEAEATPTTSNDARGTSIEERPVKKFKFGTLKTNIGIYGDWI